The DNA segment TAAAGTTTTTCCAGTTGTTCTCTTTTTGGGAAGTCTCTTTGTGTATGACTTCCTGCACAAAAGTATTCCAGGTACCACAGGAAGGACATTTACCGAGCCACTTGGCGCTTTCATAACCACAGTTGGTACAAAAAAATGCTGTTTTCACTTTACTCATGCGATAAAGTTAGTGGTATAAGCGTATTGAAGTAAGAAGAAATGAAAGAGGAAGGCTTATAACATGCGGGATTAAAAAAATAAAGACCTGTTTTTAACAACATGACCTGATAAGGATATTTTTTGGGCCTGTTTATGTGAAAAAAGTTGCCGGAAAAGATTGTTGATGACTGATCAGCGGAGCTATAATTTTTTTGACAAAAGGAGGCTGAAAAAATGCAGCAAAAATGGTGATTAAGAACCCCTGTTTTTTTAAAAGTAAAAGGGCCAACATTGCTGTTGACCCCTTACTTACTAACCCATTAAATTCTTGCACTAAATTACAAATAAGCGCCACATAACAAAATTATTTTTTAGGGTTGTGAATAAATTTTAACCCCCTTTTCAGGTATGCGATAACGGTGCTAAAAATGCCTATAACTTATTGATAATTATATAGTTAAAAACATATTATTAATTATGGGTAAGTCTTTGTGATAAAATGTCAGCTATTATCTTTTATCAAGTTATGCGATGACAAAACGACCCCTTTTTTTGCGCTGTACCGGACAAAAAAACACCCCAAAAAGGCTGGTAACTGTTTTGATGGATAAGTGTTATATAATATAAAATAACACGAAAAATGACACCTTCCATTCTGATTATTTCGCTGATCTTTTTAGGCATCAGTATGCTGGTTTCGGGGGTGCTGAAGAGCAAGTTTACAGCCTATAGCCGGGTACCTTTGTCGGCCGGTTTAACCGGTAGCCAGGTAGCGCAGAAAATGCTGCGTGATAACGGCATATATGACGTGAAAGTCGTGTCGGTTGATGGCTTTTTAAGCGACCACTATAACCCCGCTACTAAAACGGTGAACCTCAGCCCCGATGTGTATAATGGCAGCTCCATTGCAGCGGCTGCTGTAGCGGCCCATGAATGCGGCCACGCGGTACAGCATGCTACTGCTTATCAATGGCTTACCATGCGCAGCAAACTGGTGCCGGTAGTCCAGTTCAGTTCCGGTATTGTGCAGTGGATTTTGCTGGCGGGGGTATTGTTAATCAATGCTTTCCCTACCCTGCTGCTGGCTGGTATTATCCTTTTTGGACTTACGACCCTGTTCTCGCTCATCACGTTACCCGTTGAGTTTGACGCCAGTAACCGGGCCCTGGCCTGGCTGAACCGTACTAATATTACGAATCAGCGGGAATATCCCAAGGCCAAGGATGCGCTGAAATGGGCGGCCCTTACTTATGTGGTCGCGGCGGTGGCTTCTATTGCTACCCTGGTCCAGTATGTCCTTATTTTCCTGGGCGGTAGCCGGGACCGGGAATAACCCTCCGAAAGTGAGTTTCCCCTACCGGAGCGTATTCCGGCGGGGGCTGAAAATTTTTTCTGAAACATTTAGCAATTTGGTCAAAAGCTGTGCAGCAACCTGTACAGCTTTTTTGTCTTCCTATCGTGCTTGCGCCTTACAGCCATGAGGCGCCTACCTGCAGAAATCCCATAAGAAAGAACTTTTCCGGCCTCCGGGCTTCTGTGAGCCCGTTCTGGTCACCATATCTAACTGCGCCGGGGTGTTTTTTACTGCTACGAGACCCGGCTATCAATAACCAATGCTAACTGTGACGCAAGCTCCGGCCTTCACGCCGGAGTTTTTTTTGTCTATAGCCTGAAAACAGTGTACCGGATTGCGCAGTTATGGCCTAAAACTGCACACTTACCGCCCAAAACTGCACACTTATTCGTTTGTGGTAGGAGTAATGGTGGCGGGTATTTATTTTTACGTTTACTATCTGATCCCACGAGAGTTCTGGTTCGCCTTTCTATAGTCTATCGGGTACTCCCTACGGTACCCGATTTTTTTTGTCTGAACCGGGATTTTGAGATTTATTAGATTGGAGGAGAAGTTGAGTTGGTTCGTGGGGGACACGAACCAAGGCGTTGTAAAAATATGTTTGTGATTAGAGTTTTATCTCTTCTTCATGCTTGTCGAAGAAGTGGAACTCGGTGAGGTGGTAGTTGGTGTTTTCACTGACTTTGATCTTCTGTCCGTATTTCATCCGCCACTTCCATTGTTTTGAACGGAAGAGCCAGCCACCCTTGGTGAGGTAGGCGTGCATGATGGGATGTACAACGAGGGTAAGGTCTTTATGCTGGTGGGTAATGAGGTAACTCATGTTCTTTTCAATCTCATCTTCCAGCAGCAGGGTAGAAGATATTTTGCCGGTACCGGCGCAAGTGGGGCAAACTTCCTGTGTATTGATGTTCATCTCCGGCTTCATCCGTTGCCGGGTGATCTGCATGATGCCGAATTTGGAGATGGGTAGTACGGCATGCTTGGCCCTGTCGGGCTTCATGAATTCCTCCATCGCCTCCAACAGCTTCCGCTTGTTGTCGGGCAGCTTCATATCAATGAAGTCTACTACGATGATGCCTCCCAGGTCGCGCAGGCGGAGCTGGCGTGATATTTCGGCAGCGGCTTCCAGGTTGGTTTCCAGTGCATTTAATTCCTGGTTATTGCCAACACTTTTGTAACCACTGTTCACATCTATTACGTGCAGGGCCTCTGTATGTTCTATGATCAGGTAAGCGCCGCTGGGCAGGTTGACGGTTTTGCCAAAAGCAGCTTTAACCTGTTTGGTAATGCCAAACTGATCGAAGATGGGCAGGCCATTGTGGTAAAAAGCTACGATATCGGCCTTTTCAGGGGCGATACGTTGTATATAGCTCCGGGTATCATTGTAGATATTCCGGTCATTGATGACGATCTTGTTGAAATCCTCATTGAGCAGGTCGCGCAGGATGCTGGTGGTCTTGGTTTGCTCACTGAGTATTTTGGCTGGCGCTACTGCACCCTTGAGGTTGCTTTGAATGGCTTTCCAGGTTTCCACCAGCATGGAGAGGTCCTCATGCAGTTCGGCGGTATTTTTCCCTTCGGCAGCCGTACGTACAATGACGCCAAAGTTCTTTGGCTTGATGGCTTCCACGATCTTCTGCAGCCGTTTGCGTTCGTCGGCAGAATGGATCTTACGGGAAACAGCCACAATATCATTGAAAGGGGTAATAACGACAAAGCGACCCGGCAAAGATATTTCGCAGCTCAGGCGGGGGCCTTTGGCAGCGATGGGTTCTTTGAGGATCTGCACCAGTATGTTGGGTTTGCCGCTCAGTACTTCATTGATCTTACCGGTTTTGATGATCTCGGGTTCTACCTGGAAGGCGCCGAAATCAAATTCTTTTCCGCTATGATCGTTGATAGCCTGCTGGGTGAATTTCAATAAGGAGCGTGCGTAGGGGCTAAGGTCGGTATAGTGGAGAAAGGCGTCTTTTTCAAAGCCTACATCCACAAATGCCGCATTAAGGCCGGGAATGAGTTTCTTTACTTTACCCAGGTAAAGGTCGCCCACAGCAAAACTGGCATCCGCTTTTTCGTGATGCAGTTCTACCAGTTTTTTATCCTCTAAAAGGGCGATTTCTACCCCCTGAGGTGCAGCATTTATAATTAGTTCCTTATTCAAGCGTAACATCTTTTACCGTCTTACCAATCATCACTACAAGGAAGGTGCTGAAGCGGAATTAGTTGTCAAATATCCATTCGTTCAGGGATTGCAAGCAGCAGGTCGTCTGTAAATAAATGACAAATAATAAATTCAGCCAAAGAAGGAAAGGGGCCCCGTTTTGGCGGGACCCGTTGCAAGAAGATAAAACTTAACGATTTTTCTTCTTATGACGGTTCTTTCTCAGTCTCTTCTTACGTTTATGCGTCGCAATTTTATGACGCTTTCTTTTTTTACCACAAGGCATAAAATACCAATGAGTTTAGTTAGATAATAATTTTTAATACAGTTTTTCCTTTCAGCGCTTCTGCAGCGATGCCGTTCTTCATCAATCCCGGGGGATTTAATTCAGCGCAGCTCAGGAAAGGTTTATTTCTTTAATAAGTTAATACGATCGTCAATGTCCTTGATGAAGCCTGGGTCTTTCAGGAGTTTTTTACCTTCTGTATACCATTTAATGGCATTGGTTTTGTCTCCTTTACGTTCGCAGGCGTCGGCCAGCATTAATAAGGCTT comes from the Paraflavitalea devenefica genome and includes:
- a CDS encoding zinc metallopeptidase yields the protein MTPSILIISLIFLGISMLVSGVLKSKFTAYSRVPLSAGLTGSQVAQKMLRDNGIYDVKVVSVDGFLSDHYNPATKTVNLSPDVYNGSSIAAAAVAAHECGHAVQHATAYQWLTMRSKLVPVVQFSSGIVQWILLAGVLLINAFPTLLLAGIILFGLTTLFSLITLPVEFDASNRALAWLNRTNITNQREYPKAKDALKWAALTYVVAAVASIATLVQYVLIFLGGSRDRE
- a CDS encoding Rne/Rng family ribonuclease — encoded protein: MNKELIINAAPQGVEIALLEDKKLVELHHEKADASFAVGDLYLGKVKKLIPGLNAAFVDVGFEKDAFLHYTDLSPYARSLLKFTQQAINDHSGKEFDFGAFQVEPEIIKTGKINEVLSGKPNILVQILKEPIAAKGPRLSCEISLPGRFVVITPFNDIVAVSRKIHSADERKRLQKIVEAIKPKNFGVIVRTAAEGKNTAELHEDLSMLVETWKAIQSNLKGAVAPAKILSEQTKTTSILRDLLNEDFNKIVINDRNIYNDTRSYIQRIAPEKADIVAFYHNGLPIFDQFGITKQVKAAFGKTVNLPSGAYLIIEHTEALHVIDVNSGYKSVGNNQELNALETNLEAAAEISRQLRLRDLGGIIVVDFIDMKLPDNKRKLLEAMEEFMKPDRAKHAVLPISKFGIMQITRQRMKPEMNINTQEVCPTCAGTGKISSTLLLEDEIEKNMSYLITHQHKDLTLVVHPIMHAYLTKGGWLFRSKQWKWRMKYGQKIKVSENTNYHLTEFHFFDKHEEEIKL